In Diorhabda carinulata isolate Delta chromosome 6, icDioCari1.1, whole genome shotgun sequence, a single genomic region encodes these proteins:
- the LOC130894709 gene encoding uncharacterized protein LOC130894709 isoform X1, whose amino-acid sequence MDAVKSFNQELSSLYEVKPPISKAKMTALTRGAIKAIKFYKHVVQSVEKFILKCKSEYKVPGLYVIDSIVRQSRHQFGADKDVFAPRFAKNMQQTFVNLFKCPPEDKSKIIRVLNLWQKNNVFLPEVIQPLFDLADPNNPIYKEIDAMQQSANGFNNTTSSSIIKGSPALQRTPTKGQQGNETLHGSTTNLNLTDPNVLQQLQQLQRLISKNVENSTRTEQVHFDKKLLDFDYDEDDDDIHPSPRPQQPTAESILPVTSLLTNPEVLRQLQTLQQTMANAVQPQIQDLDSDRIRKMQEMKQQEEEFDKHLAQTVPNLPFASECEFRSSSNHLSMQNNYYMEGMNPPAPQYHQNLEQQSNQVIVEKSNQHQDDNAEVEVITLDQDDSRSVSPNEDRYRKRRRSRSRSRDRRGRDRDRDRRRSRSRSGSRRRRSRSRERSKRDKSKEREKETERDRERKKRGLPSIKKDHLSVCSTTLWVGHLSKLVHQDDLSNTFGEYGDVVSIDLIPPRGCAFIVMLRRQDAAKCLTKLKGHNLHGKSITLAWAPGKGVKGKDLKDYWEGDLGVSYIPYTKIKQDIDIDLLEDGGMIDEETMPQWMKEKVEKMGKKPNVEITNISINTGTTTTTIDTSQPPPMPGTGLLQPPPIMPMVNPFQFNNRLLGMNVPPGMMPNIPNMPSLPNMPNIPIGVPPPNMAGPPMMGLGIGSHFQGFKVGPPNMMPPQLPTLENKSNVNADANLHSIGESLMSITQSFGIVPQPPAPHEDTMDIEMEDADSKTMENKTFNENPPLGQFNRSNRDDDRRDRREDRDRRNRSRDRDRDNRERDRDRSRERHSRDRDRDRGDRDRDRRYRNDRDSSRGRDRDRDRRDDRRDNRDRDRGNRFGDRDRRDTRDSERDDRREKEKTLNDRLREMAGMGGGYEDRDRSRSDRFNRDRDPSFKFAPFRNNGRSEDEFGRDRENSFRQRDQLNRSSRERDRSSENKNKSEGASNIENKKNDSEDRKDETVEHKDEEKGKSKENNVANTKNDVGETVGEDNKTEKDNNSEEDKTSEETDKKESLNFEAPSYETPPSFDAPPPFNGPPPFEGPPGVFDLPPRGIFDAPPIFNDGTPPMGMFNEGPPRGFFNDGGPPMMFDDGMQMRGRGRGRGNRRGGRDMRMDGPPEMNMMDGPPMGFPDGPPIMDGTPGIMPPFNDRFMRGGRRGGMRGMPREDFYPRDDFAPRGRGRGRGRAMFFRGRGRGGFNPRFDGPPFDGPPSYENSFDGQPGPPPFDGPSFRGGPRFRGTPRRDDRLWVRPEFNTSGRGGRRSRWGSSPPPGDDGEGDGNEECTGASFLDEGGDESMTEGPNDPVVMESGESENNCYDKGEDDGKFDDGVDMESEVPQDGKCTPVVDERPLPQENSGTEETLDGPPGE is encoded by the exons CAAAAGAATAACGTATTTCTACCTGAGGTGATACAACCATTATTTGATTTAGCTGATCCCAATAATccaatttataaagaaattgatGCCATGCAACAATCAGCGAATGGTTTTAATAATACCACATCATCATCAATAATCAAAg GTTCACCAGCCCTTCAAAGAACACCCACCAAAGGTCAGCAAGGCAACGAAACTCTTCATGGGTCGACTACAAAtttg AATTTGACAGATCCAAATGTGCTGCAACAGTTACAACAACTTCAAAGGCTCATATCTAAGAATGTAGAAAATTCCACAAGGACTGAACAagttcattttgataaaaaattattagattttgattatgatgaagatgatgatgatattCATCCTTCGCCAAGGCCCCAACAACCTACTGCCGAATCAATTTTACCAGTTACAAG CCTTTTGACAAACCCAGAAGTTCTTAGACAGCTTCAGACACTGCAACAAACCATGGCAAATGCTGTCCAACCACAAATCCAAGACTTGGATAGTgatagaataagaaaaatgcAGGAAATGAAGCAACAGGAAGAAGAATTTGACAAGCATCTTGCTCAAACTGTACca aatCTTCCATTCGCTTCAGAATGTGAATTCCGCAGTAGTTCAAACCATCTCTCTATGCAAAACAATTATTACATGGAAGGTATGAACCCCCCAGCTCCTCAATATCATCAAAACTTAGAACAACAGTCAAATcaagttattgttgaaaaatcaaatcaacATCAAGATGATAACGCCGAAGTCGAAGTCATCACTCTTGATCAAGACGACTCCCGTTCAGTTTCACCTAATGAAGATAGGTATAGGAAGAGGAGGAGAAGCAGATCTAGATCGAGAGATAGAAGAGGAAGGGATAGGGACAGAGATAGGAGGCGATCTAGGTCAAGATCAGGATCGAGAAGACGTAGATCAAGGTCAAGAGAAAGAAGTAAAAGAGATAAGAGTAAAGAACGAGAGAAAGAAACTGAAAGAGATAGGGAGAGGAAAAAGAGAGGGTTGCCATCTATTAAGAAAGATCATCTTAGTG tgTGTAGTACAACTTTATGGGTCGGACATCTGTCAAAATTAGTACATCAGGACGATCTGTCTAATACGTTTGGTGAATACGGAGATGTAGTCAGTATAGATTTAATACCACCAAGAGGATGTGCATTTATAGTAATGTTAAGGCGACAAGATGCGGCTAAATGCttgacaaaattaaaaggaCATAATTTACACGGGAAATCTATAACG cttGCATGGGCTCCGGGGAAAGGAGTCAAAGGTAAAGATTTGAAAGATTATTGGGAAGGTGATTTAGGTGTTTCATATATACCATAtacgaaaataaaacaagatatAGATATTGATCTATTAGAAGATGGTGGTATGATAGATGAAGAAACTATGCCGCAATGGATgaaagaaaaagtagaaaaaatggGTAAAAAACCCAATGTAGAAATAACTAATATCTCTATAAACACTGGAACCACTACTACTACAATAGATACTAGCCAACCTCCACCTATGCCTGGAACTGGTTTATTACAACCCCCGCCTATAATGCCAATGGTGAATCCTTTCCAATTTAACAATAGATTATTGGGTATGAATGTACCGCCCGGTATGATGCCTAATATTCCTAATATGCCGAGTTTACCGAATATGCCTAATATACCTATAGGAGTTCCACCGCCTAATATGGCCGGACCACCCATGATGGGATTGGGAATTGGGTCGCATTTCCAAG gTTTCAAAGTAGGACCGCCTAACATGATGCCACCTCAACTACCAACGTTAGAAAACAAATCGAACGTTAACGCCGACGCCAATCTTCACAGTATTGGTGAATCGTTAATGAGCATCACTCAATCATTTGGTATTGTACCTCAGCCGCCTGCTCCGCACGAAGACACCATGGATATAGAAATGGAAGACGCCGATTCGAAAACAATGGAAAACAAAACTTTCAACGAAAATCCACCTCTAGGTCAGTTTAATAGGTCTAACAGGGATGACGATAGAAGGGATAGAAGAGAAGATAGAGATAGACGTAACAGGAGTAGAGACAGAGATAGAGATAA TAGAGAACGAGATAGAGATAGGAGTCGCGAACGTCATAGTCGCGATAGAGACAGAGATAGAGGCGACAGGGATCGGGATCGGCGTTACAGAAACGATAGAGATAGTAGTAGAGGTAGAGATCGTGATAGAGATAGACGAGACGATCGTCGTGATAATAGAGATAGGGATCGCGGTAACCGTTTCGGCGATAGAGATAGAAGAGATACCAGAGATTCAGAAAGGGATGATAGAAGAGAAAAGGAAAAGACGCTCAACGACCGTTTAAGAGAAATGGCCGGGATGGGTGGAGGTTACGAAGATAGAGATAGAAGCAGAAGTGATCGATTTAACAGAGATAGAGATCCTTCATTTAAATTTGCACCATTTAGAAATAACGGAAGATCTGAGGACGAGTTCGGGCGCGATAGAGAAAATTCGTTTAGACAGAGAGATCAGTTAAACAGAAGTAGTAGAGAGAGAGATAGATCCAGtgagaacaaaaataaatctgaaGGTGCATCgaatatagaaaacaaaaaaaatgatagtgAAGATAGAAAAGATGAAACTGTCGAAcataaagatgaagaaaaaggaaagagtaaagaaaataatgttgCCAATACGAAAAACGATGTTGGAGAAACAGTAGGGGAagataataaaactgaaaaagatAACA ATTCTGAAGAAGATAAAACATCCGAGGAAACAGATAAGAAGGAATCGCTCAATTTTGAAGCTCCCTCTTATGAGACTCCTCCATCCTTCGATGCTCCACCACCATTTAATGGTCCACCCCCATTCGAAGGTCCACCTGGAGTATTTGATCTTCCTCCTAGGGGTATATTCGACGCTCCTCCGATATTCAATGATGGAACACCTCCTATGGGAATGTTCAACGAAGGACCACCTAGAG gtTTTTTCAACGATGGCGGTCCGCCGATGATGTTCGACGACGGTATGCAGATGAGAGGAAGAGGTAGAGGTCGAGGTAATAGACGCGGCGGTCGCGACATGCGCATGGACGGTCCGCCGGAAATGAATATGATGGATGGACCGCCGATGGGATTCCCCGATGGACCTCCTATAATGGACGGAACGCCCGGTATAATGCCGCCGTTTAATGACAGATTTATGCGAGGTGGAAGAAGGGGCGGTATGAGAGGCATGCCTCGTGAAGATTTTTACCCTAGAGACGATTTCGCACCGAGGGGTAGAGGTAGGGGGCGAGGAAGAGCGATGTTCTTCAGAGGTAGAGGTAGGG GCGGCTTTAATCCACGTTTCGATGGACCTCCATTTGACGGTCCACCATCTTATGAGAATTCCTTTGATGGACAACCTGGTCCACCACCTTTTGATGGACCATCATTTAGAGGTGGTCCAAGATTTAGAGGTACCCCTAGACGAGATGATCGATTGTGGGTGAGACCAGAGTTTAATACATCCGGTAGAGGCGGTAGAAGAAGTAGATGGGGCTCGTCACCTCCACCTGGAGATGACGGAGAAGGAGATGGTAATGAAGAATGTACTGGAGCATCTTTCTTGGATGAGG gtgGTGATGAATCGATGACAGAAGGACCAAATGATCCTGTAGTGATGGAAAGTGGAGAGAGTGAGAATAATTGTTATGATAAAGGTGAAGACGATGGTAAATTTGATGATGGTGTTGATATGGAATCAGAAGTACCTCAAGATGGTAAATGTACGCCGGTTGTGGACGAAAGACCGCTTCCACAAGAAAATAGCGGTACGGAAGAAACATTAGACGGCCCCCCGGGGGAGTAA
- the LOC130894709 gene encoding uncharacterized protein LOC130894709 isoform X3: protein MDAVKSFNQELSSLYEVKPPISKAKMTALTRGAIKAIKFYKHVVQSVEKFILKCKSEYKVPGLYVIDSIVRQSRHQFGADKDVFAPRFAKNMQQTFVNLFKCPPEDKSKIIRVLNLWQKNNVFLPEVIQPLFDLADPNNPIYKEIDAMQQSANGFNNTTSSSIIKGSPALQRTPTKGQQGNETLHGSTTNLNLTDPNVLQQLQQLQRLISKNVENSTRTEQVHFDKKLLDFDYDEDDDDIHPSPRPQQPTAESILPVTSLLTNPEVLRQLQTLQQTMANAVQPQIQDLDSDRIRKMQEMKQQEEEFDKHLAQTVPNLPFASECEFRSSSNHLSMQNNYYMEGMNPPAPQYHQNLEQQSNQVIVEKSNQHQDDNAEVEVITLDQDDSRSVSPNEDRYRKRRRSRSRSRDRRGRDRDRDRRRSRSRSGSRRRRSRSRERSKRDKSKEREKETERDRERKKRGLPSIKKDHLSVCSTTLWVGHLSKLVHQDDLSNTFGEYGDVVSIDLIPPRGCAFIVMLRRQDAAKCLTKLKGHNLHGKSITLAWAPGKGVKGKDLKDYWEGDLGVSYIPYTKIKQDIDIDLLEDGGMIDEETMPQWMKEKVEKMGKKPNVEITNISINTGTTTTTIDTSQPPPMPGTGLLQPPPIMPMVNPFQFNNRLLGMNVPPGMMPNIPNMPSLPNMPNIPIGVPPPNMAGPPMMGLGIGSHFQGFKVGPPNMMPPQLPTLENKSNVNADANLHSIGESLMSITQSFGIVPQPPAPHEDTMDIEMEDADSKTMENKTFNENPPLGQFNRSNRDDDRRDRREDRDRRNRSRDRDRDNRERDRDRSRERHSRDRDRDRGDRDRDRRYRNDRDSSRGRDRDRDRRDDRRDNRDRDRGNRFGDRDRRDTRDSERDDRREKEKTLNDRLREMAGMGGGYEDRDRSRSDRFNRDRDPSFKFAPFRNNGRSEDEFGRDRENSFRQRDQLNRSSRERDRSSENKNKSEGASNIENKKNDSEDRKDETVEHKDEEKGKSKENNVANTKNDVGETVGEDNKTEKDNNSEEDKTSEETDKKESLNFEAPSYETPPSFDAPPPFNGPPPFEGPPGVFDLPPRGIFDAPPIFNDGTPPMGMFNEGPPRGFFNDGGPPMMFDDGMQMRGRGRGRGNRRGGRDMRMDGPPEMNMMDGPPMGFPDGPPIMDGTPGIMPPFNDRFMRGGRRGGMRGMPREDFYPRDDFAPRGRGRGRGRAMFFRGRGGFNPRFDGPPFDGPPSYENSFDGQPGPPPFDGPSFRGGPRFRGTPRRDDRLWVRPEFNTSGRGGRRSRWGSSPPPGDDGEGDGNEECTGASFLDEGGDESMTEGPNDPVVMESGESENNCYDKGEDDGKFDDGVDMESEVPQDGKCTPVVDERPLPQENSGTEETLDGPPGE from the exons CAAAAGAATAACGTATTTCTACCTGAGGTGATACAACCATTATTTGATTTAGCTGATCCCAATAATccaatttataaagaaattgatGCCATGCAACAATCAGCGAATGGTTTTAATAATACCACATCATCATCAATAATCAAAg GTTCACCAGCCCTTCAAAGAACACCCACCAAAGGTCAGCAAGGCAACGAAACTCTTCATGGGTCGACTACAAAtttg AATTTGACAGATCCAAATGTGCTGCAACAGTTACAACAACTTCAAAGGCTCATATCTAAGAATGTAGAAAATTCCACAAGGACTGAACAagttcattttgataaaaaattattagattttgattatgatgaagatgatgatgatattCATCCTTCGCCAAGGCCCCAACAACCTACTGCCGAATCAATTTTACCAGTTACAAG CCTTTTGACAAACCCAGAAGTTCTTAGACAGCTTCAGACACTGCAACAAACCATGGCAAATGCTGTCCAACCACAAATCCAAGACTTGGATAGTgatagaataagaaaaatgcAGGAAATGAAGCAACAGGAAGAAGAATTTGACAAGCATCTTGCTCAAACTGTACca aatCTTCCATTCGCTTCAGAATGTGAATTCCGCAGTAGTTCAAACCATCTCTCTATGCAAAACAATTATTACATGGAAGGTATGAACCCCCCAGCTCCTCAATATCATCAAAACTTAGAACAACAGTCAAATcaagttattgttgaaaaatcaaatcaacATCAAGATGATAACGCCGAAGTCGAAGTCATCACTCTTGATCAAGACGACTCCCGTTCAGTTTCACCTAATGAAGATAGGTATAGGAAGAGGAGGAGAAGCAGATCTAGATCGAGAGATAGAAGAGGAAGGGATAGGGACAGAGATAGGAGGCGATCTAGGTCAAGATCAGGATCGAGAAGACGTAGATCAAGGTCAAGAGAAAGAAGTAAAAGAGATAAGAGTAAAGAACGAGAGAAAGAAACTGAAAGAGATAGGGAGAGGAAAAAGAGAGGGTTGCCATCTATTAAGAAAGATCATCTTAGTG tgTGTAGTACAACTTTATGGGTCGGACATCTGTCAAAATTAGTACATCAGGACGATCTGTCTAATACGTTTGGTGAATACGGAGATGTAGTCAGTATAGATTTAATACCACCAAGAGGATGTGCATTTATAGTAATGTTAAGGCGACAAGATGCGGCTAAATGCttgacaaaattaaaaggaCATAATTTACACGGGAAATCTATAACG cttGCATGGGCTCCGGGGAAAGGAGTCAAAGGTAAAGATTTGAAAGATTATTGGGAAGGTGATTTAGGTGTTTCATATATACCATAtacgaaaataaaacaagatatAGATATTGATCTATTAGAAGATGGTGGTATGATAGATGAAGAAACTATGCCGCAATGGATgaaagaaaaagtagaaaaaatggGTAAAAAACCCAATGTAGAAATAACTAATATCTCTATAAACACTGGAACCACTACTACTACAATAGATACTAGCCAACCTCCACCTATGCCTGGAACTGGTTTATTACAACCCCCGCCTATAATGCCAATGGTGAATCCTTTCCAATTTAACAATAGATTATTGGGTATGAATGTACCGCCCGGTATGATGCCTAATATTCCTAATATGCCGAGTTTACCGAATATGCCTAATATACCTATAGGAGTTCCACCGCCTAATATGGCCGGACCACCCATGATGGGATTGGGAATTGGGTCGCATTTCCAAG gTTTCAAAGTAGGACCGCCTAACATGATGCCACCTCAACTACCAACGTTAGAAAACAAATCGAACGTTAACGCCGACGCCAATCTTCACAGTATTGGTGAATCGTTAATGAGCATCACTCAATCATTTGGTATTGTACCTCAGCCGCCTGCTCCGCACGAAGACACCATGGATATAGAAATGGAAGACGCCGATTCGAAAACAATGGAAAACAAAACTTTCAACGAAAATCCACCTCTAGGTCAGTTTAATAGGTCTAACAGGGATGACGATAGAAGGGATAGAAGAGAAGATAGAGATAGACGTAACAGGAGTAGAGACAGAGATAGAGATAA TAGAGAACGAGATAGAGATAGGAGTCGCGAACGTCATAGTCGCGATAGAGACAGAGATAGAGGCGACAGGGATCGGGATCGGCGTTACAGAAACGATAGAGATAGTAGTAGAGGTAGAGATCGTGATAGAGATAGACGAGACGATCGTCGTGATAATAGAGATAGGGATCGCGGTAACCGTTTCGGCGATAGAGATAGAAGAGATACCAGAGATTCAGAAAGGGATGATAGAAGAGAAAAGGAAAAGACGCTCAACGACCGTTTAAGAGAAATGGCCGGGATGGGTGGAGGTTACGAAGATAGAGATAGAAGCAGAAGTGATCGATTTAACAGAGATAGAGATCCTTCATTTAAATTTGCACCATTTAGAAATAACGGAAGATCTGAGGACGAGTTCGGGCGCGATAGAGAAAATTCGTTTAGACAGAGAGATCAGTTAAACAGAAGTAGTAGAGAGAGAGATAGATCCAGtgagaacaaaaataaatctgaaGGTGCATCgaatatagaaaacaaaaaaaatgatagtgAAGATAGAAAAGATGAAACTGTCGAAcataaagatgaagaaaaaggaaagagtaaagaaaataatgttgCCAATACGAAAAACGATGTTGGAGAAACAGTAGGGGAagataataaaactgaaaaagatAACA ATTCTGAAGAAGATAAAACATCCGAGGAAACAGATAAGAAGGAATCGCTCAATTTTGAAGCTCCCTCTTATGAGACTCCTCCATCCTTCGATGCTCCACCACCATTTAATGGTCCACCCCCATTCGAAGGTCCACCTGGAGTATTTGATCTTCCTCCTAGGGGTATATTCGACGCTCCTCCGATATTCAATGATGGAACACCTCCTATGGGAATGTTCAACGAAGGACCACCTAGAG gtTTTTTCAACGATGGCGGTCCGCCGATGATGTTCGACGACGGTATGCAGATGAGAGGAAGAGGTAGAGGTCGAGGTAATAGACGCGGCGGTCGCGACATGCGCATGGACGGTCCGCCGGAAATGAATATGATGGATGGACCGCCGATGGGATTCCCCGATGGACCTCCTATAATGGACGGAACGCCCGGTATAATGCCGCCGTTTAATGACAGATTTATGCGAGGTGGAAGAAGGGGCGGTATGAGAGGCATGCCTCGTGAAGATTTTTACCCTAGAGACGATTTCGCACCGAGGGGTAGAGGTAGGGGGCGAGGAAGAGCGATGTTCTTCAGAGGTAGAG GCGGCTTTAATCCACGTTTCGATGGACCTCCATTTGACGGTCCACCATCTTATGAGAATTCCTTTGATGGACAACCTGGTCCACCACCTTTTGATGGACCATCATTTAGAGGTGGTCCAAGATTTAGAGGTACCCCTAGACGAGATGATCGATTGTGGGTGAGACCAGAGTTTAATACATCCGGTAGAGGCGGTAGAAGAAGTAGATGGGGCTCGTCACCTCCACCTGGAGATGACGGAGAAGGAGATGGTAATGAAGAATGTACTGGAGCATCTTTCTTGGATGAGG gtgGTGATGAATCGATGACAGAAGGACCAAATGATCCTGTAGTGATGGAAAGTGGAGAGAGTGAGAATAATTGTTATGATAAAGGTGAAGACGATGGTAAATTTGATGATGGTGTTGATATGGAATCAGAAGTACCTCAAGATGGTAAATGTACGCCGGTTGTGGACGAAAGACCGCTTCCACAAGAAAATAGCGGTACGGAAGAAACATTAGACGGCCCCCCGGGGGAGTAA